In one window of Syngnathus typhle isolate RoL2023-S1 ecotype Sweden linkage group LG7, RoL_Styp_1.0, whole genome shotgun sequence DNA:
- the lg7h12orf4 gene encoding protein C12orf4 homolog, whose translation MKKIKGKGSNTTEKEFVFEFKAGKHNCVLKVPLQFPVQENVNDLHGRLMQLHKIPCYVENELKVSLSDFIEKKTILEYDREAEQALQRLTMGHVDINQLTNAWTRAYAETTLEHARPEESSWDEEFADVYHELIHSPASDTLLNLEHNYFVRISELISERDMELKKIQERQAAEMDKVMHELGNTLSDHDVNAVASQHFDAQQVLENKWVTELKQVTCIQKQEYQAWVIKLHEDLQKSNNSSQINEEIKVQSSPLSEPSDSGDRMFEEKPQMEESFTIHLGAQLKTMHNLRLVRADVLDLCKHRRHGSSGAKLRRLQTALSLYSSSLCGLVLLVDNRVNSYSGIKRDFATVAKECTDFHFLCLEEQLEEVQQVVLYARAQRSSKQKDQPELPRNGSDDKSKTIERNPSNILPGEFYVSRHSNLSEVHVVFHLCVDDNVRSGNITARDPAIMGLRNILKVCCTHDATTITVPLLLVHDMSEEMTIPWCLKRAELVFKCVKGFMMEMASWDGGISRTVQFLVPRSISEEMFYQLSNMLPQIFRVSSTLTLTSKP comes from the exons ATGAAGAAAATCAAAGGCAAAGGAAGTAACACGACTGAGAAGGAGTTTGTGTTTGAGTTCAAGGCAGGGAAACACAACTGTGTTCTCAAAGTACCTTTGCAGTTTCCTGTTCAGGAGAACGTCAACGACCTTCATGGACGTCTGATGCAGCTACATAAAATACCTTGCTACGTAGAAAACG AATTGAAAGTATCACTGTCCGACTTCATTGAGAAGAAGACCATTTTGGAGTATGACAGAGAGGCAGAACAGGCCCTGCAAAGACTCACAATGGGACATGTAGACATAAATCAGCTCACCAATGCGTGGACCAGAGCCTATGCAGAG ACCACACTAGAGCATGCACGACCTGAGGAGTCCAGCTGGGATGAAGAATTTGCAGATGTTTACCACGAGTTGATCCATTCGCCTGCCTCAGATACACTTCTCAACCTGGAGCACAATTACTTTGTCCGTATATCCGAGCTCATCAGCGAGAGAGACATGGAGCTCAAGAAGATACAAGAGAG ACAAGCTGCAGAAATGGATAAAGTGATGCATGAGTTGGGGAATACACTCAGTGACCATGATGTGAATGCAGTAGCTTCCCAGCACTTTGATGCACAGCAG GTGCTAGAGAACAAATGGGTCACTGAACTGAAGCAAGTGACTTGTATTCAAAAGCAAGAATATCAAGCGTGGGTCATTAAACTACACGAGGACCTGCAAAAATCCAACAACAGCAGCCAAATTAA TGAGGAGATTAAGGTGCAGTCCAGCCCGCTGTCAGAACCTTCAGATTCTGGAGACCGAATGTTTGAAGAGAAGCCTCAAATGGAAGAAAGCTTCACTATTCATCTAG GAGCACAATTGAAGACTATGCATAACCTGCGACTGGTGCGGGCAGACGTGTTGGACCTTTGTAAGCACCGACGTCATGGCAGCAGTGGAGCAAAGCTGCGTCGCCTGCAGACGGCCCTTTCGCTCTACTCATCATCACTGTGTGGTCTGGTACTCTTGGTTGACAACAGGGTCAACTCCTATAGTGGAATCAAGAGAG ATTTTGCAACGGTGGCTAAGGAGTGCACAGACTTCCACTTTCTCTGCCTGGAGGAGCAGCTTGAAGAGGTGCAGCAGGTGGTGCTCTATGCCAGAGCCCAGCGGAGCAGCAAGCAGAAAGATCAACCTG AGCTCCCCAGGAATGGAAGTGACGATAAAAGTAAAACTATAGAAAGAAATCCTTCAAATATATTACCAG GTGAATTCTATGTCTCGCGGCACTCCAACCTGTCCGAGGTCCATGTCGTCTTCCACCTGTGTGTGGACGACAACGTGCGTTCAGGGAACATCACGGCCAGGGACCCGGCCATTATGGGTCTCAGGAACATTCTCAAGGTCTGCTGCACACATGACGCAACGACCATCACCGTCCCACTACTGCTGGTGCATGATATGTCAGAG GAAATGACCATACCGTGGTGTTTGAAGAGAGCAGAGTTGGTCTTCAAGTGTGTGAAAG GTTTCATGATGGAGATGGCCTCATGGGATGGAGGCATATCACGCACAGTGCAGTTCCTCGTGCCAAGG AGTATTTCAGAGGAAATGTTTTATCAGTTGAGCAACATGCTGCCTCAGATCTTCCGTGTCTCCTCCACGTTAACGCTCACGTCAAAGCCGTGA
- the slc45a3 gene encoding solute carrier family 45 member 3 yields MPGWRSQWRLLLLNSLTCGLEICVAAGITYVPPLLLEAGVEERYMTMVLGIGPVLGLLFIPLIGSASDNCKSSYGRRKPFILLLSLGVLLALFIIPHADILAAHLAWSGRTFQVGFLILGVGLLDFCGQVCFTPLEALLSDLYRDGEDCNQAFAMFSFMVSLGGCVGYLLPALDWSHSMLSVYLGGQDQCLFFLLILIFIPSILITMKFSEDPSSAISGSLGAASLLEPGPSAMEAGQCGVPRSCCYLLKCKLKLLKSGPLLCLLRTCWSMTPAIYRSYCHVPRVMWQLCVAQLCSWMAVMSFMLFFTVFVGEGLYGGVPSAVPGSVPRQRYDEGIRMGSLGLFLQCATSTFFSMIMSRMVRRFGSRWVYLSSMVSFTVSALVICLSKSVVLVTTMAALTGYAYAALQTLPYTLTCHYHKEKKVYMPKRKTKNPRKKGFTANRDYLSPAEEESVLNNTAGPSFGNAFLSQDIYYSAPLNPNGSAHSSTGSDPEELESGYEDRGVGLDFAILDSTFLLSQVIPTLLMGTIVQFAQSVTTYIACSVILGIVAICLANHIVFDQKDLKGCDFDGKPLRKIVE; encoded by the exons ATGCCTGGATGGAGGTCTCAGTGGCGTCTGCTCCTGCTGAACTCCCTTACCTGTGGCCTCGAGATTTGTGTGGCAGCAGGGATCACATATGTGCCACCCTTGCTGCTCGAGGCTGGTGTGGAGGAGCGATACATGACTATGGTTTTAG GCATTGGTCCGGTCCTCGGGCTTCTGTTCATCCCTCTAATTGGCTCAGCCAGTGACAACTGCAAGAGCAGTTACGGAAGGAGGAAACCTTTTATCTTGCTGCTATCTCTGGGAGTCCTTCTGGCCCTTTTTATCATTCCCCATGCCGACATCCTGGCTGCGCACCTTGCCTGGAGTGGACGCACTTTCCAG GTGGGTTTCCTTATCCTTGGAGTTGGCCTTCTTGACTTTTGTGGACAAGTTTGCTTCACGCCATTGGAGGCGCTTTTATCAGACCTGTATCGAGATGGGGAGGACTGTAACCAAGCCTTTGCCATGTTCTCCTTCATGGTTAGCTTGGGAGGCTGTGTGGGATACTTGCTTCCTGCACTCGACTGGAGCCACAGCATGCTCTCTGTTTACCTCGGAGGCCAGGACCAGTGCCTCTTCTTTCTCCTCATCCTTATCTTCATTCCCAGCATCCTCATCACAATGAAGTTTTCCGAAGATCCCTCCAGCGCCATCAGCGGCTCGCTTGGGGCTGCATCTTTGCTGGAACCGGGACCCAGCGCAATGGAAGCTGGCCAGTGCGGTGTGCCTCGCTCATGCTGCTACCTGCTTAAGTGCAAGTTGAAGCTGCTAAAGTCTGGACCTCTGCTATGCTTGCTGAGGACATGCTGGTCTATGACCCCTGCCATTTATAGGAGCTACTGCCATGTCCCAAGGGTGATGTGGCAGCTATGCGTGGCTCAGCTCTGCAGCTGGATGGCTGTTATGTCCTTCATGCTCTTCTTCACAGTCTTTGTAGGCGAAGGCCTATATGGTGGAGTTCCTAGTGCGGTACCAGGAAGTGTGCCCAGACAACGATATGATGAAG GTATCCGTATGGGAAGTCTGGGTTTGTTCCTGCAGTGTGCTACCTCAACCTTCTTCTCAATGATCATGAGTCGTATGGTTCGCCGTTTTGGGTCACGCTGGGTTTACCTGAGCAGCATGGTGAGCTTTACCGTGTCTGCTTTGGTCATCTGCCTGTCTAAAAGCGTGGTCCTCGTCACAACCATGGCTGCCCTCACTGGCTATGCGTACGCAGCGCTGCAGACATTGCCCTACACACTCACATGCCACTACCATAAGGAGAAAAAG GTGTATATGCCAAAAAGGAAAACCAAAAACCCTCGCAAAAAAGGTTTTACAGCTAATAGAGACTATTTGAGTCCAGCGGAAGAGGAGAGCGTACTAAATAACACGGCTGGCCCCTCCTTTGGAAACGCCTTCCTCAGCCAGGACATTTACTACTCTGCTCCTCTCAACCCAAACGGCTCAGCTCACAGCTCCACCGGGTCCGACCCGGAGGAGCTGGAGTCGGGATATGAAGACCGCGGCGTGGGCTTGGACTTTGCCATTTTAGACAGCACCTTCCTTCTCTCTCAGGTTATTCCCACCCTCCTCATGGGTACCATTGTTCAATTTGCACAGTCAGTCACCACCTACATTGCCTGCTCTGTAATCTTAGGCATTGTCGCCATCTGTTTGGCCAATCATATTGTCTTTGACCAAAAGGACCTCAAAGGCTGTGACTTCGATGGAAAACCTCTGAGAAAGATTGTGGagtaa
- the LOC133157031 gene encoding fibroblast growth factor 6-like isoform X2 — MAGAHRLLVSMSCEAGTPHWTLTTAVLLSLLLGIVSAYPLPSGRTNGTLLLEKRWETLFSRSVLGISGEKPELNWESDYLLGIKRIRRLYCNVGIGFHLQILPDGTINGVHHENQYSLIEISTVERGVVSLYGVKSDLYVAMNRRGRLYGTTVFHDECKFRERMLPNNYNAYESQAYRGSFVALSKHGRVKRGNKATTAMTVTHFLPRILPPPSKDWQ; from the exons ATGGCCGGAGCTCACAGGCTCCTCGTCAGTATGTCCTGCGAGGCCGGCACGCCGCACTGGACGCTGACCACGGCGGTTCTCCTGAGCCTCCTGCTGGGCATCGTGTCGGCGTACCCGCTCCCGAGCGGCCGGACGAATGGCACCTTGCTGCTGGAGAAGCGCTGGGAGACGCTCTTCTCTCGCTCCGTGCTCGGGATCTCCGGGGAGAAGCCGGAGCTCAACTGGGAGAGTGACTACCTGCTGGGCATCAAGAGAATAAGGAGGCTCTACTGCAACGTGGGCATCGGCTTCCACCTCCAGATCCTCCCCGACGGCACGATCAACGGTGTCCACCACGAGAACCAGTACA GTCTCATTGAGATCTCCACGGTGGAGAGAGGAGTAGTGAGCCTGTATGGAGTCAAGAGTGACTTGTATGTCGCCATGAACAGACGAGGGAGGTTATATGGGACG ACAGTCTTCCACGACGAGTGCAAGTTCCGAGAGCGGATGCTCCCCAACAACTACAACGCCTACGAGTCGCAGGCGTACAGAGGCTCCTTCGTGGCGCTCAGCAAGCACGGCCGCGTCAAGAGGGGCAACAAGGCCACCACTGCCATGACTGTGACGCATTTCCTACCCCGAATATTACCTCCCCCGAGCAAAGACTGGCAATAA
- the LOC133157031 gene encoding fibroblast growth factor 4B-like isoform X1, with protein sequence MAGAHRLLVSMSCEAGTPHWTLTTAVLLSLLLGIVSAYPLPSGRTNGTLLLEKRWETLFSRSVLGISGEKPELNWESDYLLGIKRIRRLYCNVGIGFHLQILPDGTINGVHHENQYSLIEISTVERGVVSLYGVKSDLYVAMNRRGRLYGTVDSLPRRVQVPRADAPQQLQRLRVAGVQRLLRGAQQARPRQEGQQGHHCHDCDAFPTPNITSPEQRLAITH encoded by the exons ATGGCCGGAGCTCACAGGCTCCTCGTCAGTATGTCCTGCGAGGCCGGCACGCCGCACTGGACGCTGACCACGGCGGTTCTCCTGAGCCTCCTGCTGGGCATCGTGTCGGCGTACCCGCTCCCGAGCGGCCGGACGAATGGCACCTTGCTGCTGGAGAAGCGCTGGGAGACGCTCTTCTCTCGCTCCGTGCTCGGGATCTCCGGGGAGAAGCCGGAGCTCAACTGGGAGAGTGACTACCTGCTGGGCATCAAGAGAATAAGGAGGCTCTACTGCAACGTGGGCATCGGCTTCCACCTCCAGATCCTCCCCGACGGCACGATCAACGGTGTCCACCACGAGAACCAGTACA GTCTCATTGAGATCTCCACGGTGGAGAGAGGAGTAGTGAGCCTGTATGGAGTCAAGAGTGACTTGTATGTCGCCATGAACAGACGAGGGAGGTTATATGGGACGGTAG ACAGTCTTCCACGACGAGTGCAAGTTCCGAGAGCGGATGCTCCCCAACAACTACAACGCCTACGAGTCGCAGGCGTACAGAGGCTCCTTCGTGGCGCTCAGCAAGCACGGCCGCGTCAAGAGGGGCAACAAGGCCACCACTGCCATGACTGTGACGCATTTCCTACCCCGAATATTACCTCCCCCGAGCAAAGACTGGCAATAACACACTAA
- the LOC133157272 gene encoding uncharacterized protein LOC133157272 isoform X2, translating to MTMQAAFFPFLLIAAHVSIAVDCKPRSKDPEELQLKQSSGTPSRRTHNYILPSAGSMRKRFLGHFLVVHPVKTHKRNYVSIFDLKRKRFVCMDLEGELYSFNARQLLLSHPKSSGLSSISPKRFLARLVSRQRRSEEVNPSDPLRSESQPSHSVNDHKESDHRQPEPDQTGAVSKETIPSSDDDPLKVLHANGPVSPVKTNIADRAEQE from the exons ATGACCATGCAAGCGGCTTTTTTCCCATTCCTCTTGATTGCCGCCCATGTGTCCATAGCCGTGGATTGTAAGCCCAGGTCGAAGGACCCGGAGGAGCTACAGCTTAAGCAGAGCTCAGGTACGCCATCCAGGAGGACACATAACTACATTCTTCCAAGTGCCGGATCCATGAGGAAACGTTTTCTGGGCCACTTTCTGG TTGTTCATCCAGTAAAGACACACAAGCGCAACTATGTGTCCATATTTGACCTGAAAAGAAAGCGTTTTGTGTGCATGGACTTGGAGGGAGAGCTGTACAGCTTT aatgctcgTCAGCTTCTACTTTCTCACCCCAAGTCATCAGGGCTGTCCTCCATCTCACCAAAGCGCTTCCTGGCCCGCTTAGTGAGTAGACAGAGGAGAAGTGAGGAGGTGAACCCGTCTGACCCGTTAAGGTCTGAGTCGCAGCCCTCTCATTCCGTCAATGACCACAAAGAATCGGATCACCGCCAGCCGGAGCCGGACCAGACGGGAGCTGTGTCAAAAGAGACCATCCCTTCTAGTGATGACGACCCCTTAAAAGTCTTGCATGCAAACGGGCCTGTGAGTCCAGTAAAGACCAACATAGCGGACCGAGCGGAACAAGAGTGA
- the LOC133157272 gene encoding uncharacterized protein LOC133157272 isoform X1 translates to MTMQAAFFPFLLIAAHVSIAVDCKPRSKDPEELQLKQSSGTPSRRTHNYILPSAGSMRKRFLGHFLVVHPVKTHKRNYVSIFDLKRKRFVCMDLEGELYSFKQKKFIGTNQLVVTSSQNARQLLLSHPKSSGLSSISPKRFLARLVSRQRRSEEVNPSDPLRSESQPSHSVNDHKESDHRQPEPDQTGAVSKETIPSSDDDPLKVLHANGPVSPVKTNIADRAEQE, encoded by the exons ATGACCATGCAAGCGGCTTTTTTCCCATTCCTCTTGATTGCCGCCCATGTGTCCATAGCCGTGGATTGTAAGCCCAGGTCGAAGGACCCGGAGGAGCTACAGCTTAAGCAGAGCTCAGGTACGCCATCCAGGAGGACACATAACTACATTCTTCCAAGTGCCGGATCCATGAGGAAACGTTTTCTGGGCCACTTTCTGG TTGTTCATCCAGTAAAGACACACAAGCGCAACTATGTGTCCATATTTGACCTGAAAAGAAAGCGTTTTGTGTGCATGGACTTGGAGGGAGAGCTGTACAGCTTT aaacaaaaaaagttcaTCGGCACAAACCAGCTTGTTGTGacttcctctcagaatgctcgTCAGCTTCTACTTTCTCACCCCAAGTCATCAGGGCTGTCCTCCATCTCACCAAAGCGCTTCCTGGCCCGCTTAGTGAGTAGACAGAGGAGAAGTGAGGAGGTGAACCCGTCTGACCCGTTAAGGTCTGAGTCGCAGCCCTCTCATTCCGTCAATGACCACAAAGAATCGGATCACCGCCAGCCGGAGCCGGACCAGACGGGAGCTGTGTCAAAAGAGACCATCCCTTCTAGTGATGACGACCCCTTAAAAGTCTTGCATGCAAACGGGCCTGTGAGTCCAGTAAAGACCAACATAGCGGACCGAGCGGAACAAGAGTGA